A window from Salminus brasiliensis chromosome 7, fSalBra1.hap2, whole genome shotgun sequence encodes these proteins:
- the LOC140559376 gene encoding membrane-spanning 4-domains subfamily A member 4A-like → MSPTAGPDNNPRNGFMLVTHVIPPTATGQNGAGPAVGFPTAGISTIEVPNSTGPSVTPGVIRVTAPPGQLVKFLRAQPKAVGAAQIMIGIITFMFGIVLTVSAPSVSAYSGIFYWGSLIYIVTGSLTVGAENNLSFGLVKGSLGMNTFSAVTAGTTAVLLSADFTVGLGYRPCYGSWGFYDCESFKIQTAGITGVLLGLSVLQFILCLCILLFGYKATHSTEPPGPVASAPPTQAGDSSVPTFQFQPHTGQQVKDG, encoded by the exons ATGTCCCCTACTGCTGGACCGGACAACAACCCAAGAAATGGCTTCATGCTGGTAACCCATGTCATCCCACCCACTGCAACAGGGCAAAATGGAGCTGGGCCTGCTGTCGGATTCCCAACTGCTGGAATCTCTACCATTGAGGTTCCTAATTCCACGGGCCCTAGTGTCACGCCAGGCGTCATACGAGTAACGGCCCCTCCAGGCCAACTTGTGAAATTTCTGAGAGCCCAGCCAAAAGCAGTTGGG GCGGCTCAGATAATGATCGGGATCATTACTTTTATGTTTGGCATCGTGTTGACGGTCTCCGCCCCTTCAGTTTCAGCCTACAGTGGAATTTTTTACTGGGGATCTTTAATT TACATCGTCACTGGCTCTCTGACTGTTGGAGCAGAGAACAACCTCAGCTTCGGTTTG GTGAAAGGCTCCCTGGGAATGAACACTTTCAGTGCCGTAACTGCGGGAACAACCGCCGTTCTACTGTCAGCGGACTTTACAGTAGGTCTCGGATACAGACCATGCTATGGCTCCTGGGGTTTCTATGACTGCGAGTCTTTTAAG ATCCAGACTGCTGGGATCACTGGAGTGCTGCTGGGCCTTTCTGTGCTTCAGTTCATCCTCTGCCTGTGTATCTTACTGTTTGGATACAAAGCCACCCACTCCACTGAACCGCCG GGCCCTGTTGCCAGTGCACCTCCAACCCAAGCGGGCGACTCTTCGGTGCCCACTTTCCAGTTCCAACCTCACACCGGTCAACAGGTAAAGGATGGATGA
- the LOC140559779 gene encoding membrane-spanning 4-domains subfamily A member 4A-like — translation MSAAVPDNDPRNGFMVVTHVIPPTATGQSGAGPAPAVTFPTVSTVGVPNFMGPGVVPGVYLNRVTAPPGKLEKFLKTHPKVVGAVQIMIGIINFLFGIVLTVSTTVVSVYSGIFYWGSVIYIIAGSLTVAAENNLNSCLVKGSLAMNVVSAVITLPAIILLALDAILNEPCYQNYDYYFCINFQSQIAGVCGVLLVLSLLQSVISICISAFACKAICCTEPSVPAVTMPPTHAVCCSIPNPFQTNIGQQDGFYVNSSVNLNNPPNSLPTVSPPAYSPSAVKPDD, via the exons ATGTCCGCTGCTGTACCGGACAACGACCCAAGAAATGGCTTCATGGTGGTCACCCATGTCATCCCACCAACTGCAACCGGGCAAAGTGGAGCTGGGCCTGCTCCAGCTGTCACATTCCCAACTGTGTCTACTGTTGGGGTCCCTAATTTCATGGGCCCTGGTGTCGTGCCAGGCGTGTATTTGAACAGAGTGACGGCCCCTCCAGGCAAACTTGAGAAATTTCTGAAAACCCATCCAAAAGTAGTCGGG gCAGTTCAGATAATGATTGGGATCATAAACTTTCTTTTTGGCATCGTGCTGACGGTCTCCACCACTGTAGTTTCGGTCTACAGTGGAATCTTTTATTGGGGCTCTGTGATC TACATCATCGCCGGCTCTCTGACTGTTGCAGCAGAGAACAACCTCAACTCCTGTTTG GTGAAAGGCTCCCTGGCAATGAACGTGGTCAGCGCTGTAATTACGCTACCAGCCATCATTTTGCTGGCACTGGATGCAATTCTGAATGAGCCGTGCTATCAAAACTATGACTActatttctgcattaattttcag AGCCAGATTGCTGGGGTCTGTGGAGTGCTGCTGGTTTTGTCTCTGCTTCAGTCCGtcatctccatctgcatctcagcgTTCGCATGCAAAGCCATCTGCTGCACGGAACCATCG GTGCCTGCTGTAACCATGCCTCCGACCCATGCAGTGTGCTGTTCAATTCCCAACCCATTCCAAACCAACATCGGCCAGCAG GATGGGTTTTACGTGAATTCCAGCGTGAATCTGAACAACCCGCCCAACAGCCTGCCTACAGTGAGTCCTCCAGCGTACAGCCCGAGCGCAGTCAAACCAGATGACTAA
- the LOC140559379 gene encoding membrane-spanning 4-domains subfamily A member 4A-like codes for MSTDDVQHSNPKNGFRVVTHVIPPTATGQNEAVPAVGVPTVGVSNVGVPAVVVPTVGLEKFLKIQPKALGTIQIMNGLITLAFAIVHTVVLPTFSSYTGVCFWAFLMVKASLIMNVFSAVAAGVAISLLSLDLSLVHTGDDPCYGPDTKDKCRDYLQLMSRSKGISGVMLLFSVLEFFVSICISVFGCRATCCGDPAGSVVAAVPSQAASYSLANPLYPQSAQQGVFNMENPNSSVNSPPPAYSTRPDKPDN; via the exons ATGTCCACTGATGACGTACAGCACAGTAACCCAAAAAATGGCTTCAGGGTGGTGACCCATGTAATCCCACCTACTGCAACAGGGCAAAATGAAGCCGTCCCTGCTGTTGGTGTCCCTACGGTCGGAGTCTCGAATGTTGGAGTCCCTGCTGTGGTTGTCCCTACTGTCGGACTTGAGAAATTTCTAAAAATACAGCCAAAAGCATTGGGG ACCATCCAAATAATGAACGGGCTGATAACTCTGGCGTTTGCCATCGTGCACACTGTGGTCCTCCCAACGTTTTCCAGCTACACTGGAGTTTGTTTCTGGGCCTTTCTGATG GTGAAGGCCTCACTCATAATGAACGTCTTCAGTGCTGTAGCTGCGGGAGTAGCCATCAGTCTACTGTCACTGGACTTGTCACTGGTGCATACAGGAGATGACCCTTGCTACGGCCCCGACACCAAAGATAAATGCAGGGATTACCTTCAGCTTATG AGTCGGTCAAAGGGCATCAGTGGAGTGATGCTGCTTTTCTCTGTGCTTGAGTTCTTCGTCTCCATTTGCATCTCAGTGTTTGGATGCCGAGCCACCTGCTGTGGTGACCCAGCG GGCTCTGTTGTAGCTGCGGTTCCAAGTCAGGCAGCAAGCTATTCATTGGCCAATCCGTTGTATCCACAGAGCGCTCAGCAG GGTGTGTTTAACATGGAAAATCCCAACTCAAGCGTGAACAGCCCACCTCCAGCTTACAGCACAAGACCTGACAAACCAGATAACTGA
- the LOC140559777 gene encoding membrane-spanning 4-domains subfamily A member 4A-like → MSGTAIPLSNMGNGYTIVTHVIPPATGNSTATVQNVSSGGSLQKFLKGEPKALGTVQIMTGLLMVLIGIVISILAHPPIVVYSGISFWGGLLYITAGSLSVSASNKLNRCVVKGSLTMNIISTMAAAIAIIMFSIDLAIMSPMCYYSDYNYYSQSSCTSRNTAKGTVGVLLVFSILQFFISICISAFSCKAVCNSEPVVNITVVPNQEANCSVVNPFPAQNTQQWMYGVSGAAMSAPPMESPPEYTETKCFPDN, encoded by the exons ATGTCTGGCACGGCTATACCTCTCTCCAACATGGGGAATGGCTACACCATCGTGACCCACGTGATCCCCCCAGCAACCGGCAACTCCACTGCAACAGTGCAAAATGTCTCCAGTGGTGGCTCACTTCAGAAATTTCTGAAAGGAGAGCCAAAAGCACTGGGG ACCGTCCAGATAATGACTGGTTTGTTGATGGTCCTGATTGGTATCGTGATTTCCATCCTCGCCCATCCCCCCATTGTAGTCTACAGTGGCATTTCTTTCTGGGGGGGTTTGCTG TACATCACCGCCGGCTCTCTCAGCGTTTCAGCTAGCAACAAGCTTAATCGCTGCGTG GTTAAAGGCTCTTTGACAATGAATATCATCAGCACGATGGCTGCAGCAATAGCCATCATCATGTTTTCCATTGATTTGGCAATAATGTCACCGATGTGCTATTATAGCGACTACAACTACTACTCGCAAAGCTCCTGCACCTCCAGG AACACTGCCAAAGGCACTGTCGGGGTGCTGCTGGTTTTCTCTATACTTCAGTtcttcatctccatctgcaTTTCAGCGTTTTCCTGTAAAGCCGTCTGCAACAGTGAACCTGTG GTGAATATCACTGTGGTTCCAAACCAGGAGGCAAACTGTTCAGTGGTCAATCCTTTCCCTGCTCAGAACACCCAACAG TGGATGTACGGAGTCAGTGGTGCCGCTATGAGCGCTCCACCAATGGAAAGTCCTCCAGAGTACACAGAGACAAAATGCTTCCCAGACAACTGA
- the LOC140559776 gene encoding membrane-spanning 4-domains subfamily A member 4D-like, translated as MSTTLVPTNSMENGFIIVTHVIPEQPAPSGTAPSGPGPGAGFFNGMLRRTLGHQQDQSTPDLSSSCLKREPKVLGTVQIMTGGMIFLLCIVLTQNNSMLLFTQSLLSYWGAIIYITAGTLSVAAGNKFHPHLAKALLVVNAFSAVTAGTAIVLHSLDIAYGSVNTAWLQSQIDGISGVLLFFSLLQFIISICMLLFGLDVTYCAEPTVCSGSGFPGRQACCSLNNPFHVHNNEEDVFVISNPNIHNSLPAGPPPYNEIEPQFQP; from the exons ATGTCCACCACACTGGTACCCACCAACAGCATGGAAAATGGCTTCATCATTGTGACCCATGTGATCCCAGAGCAGCCAGCTCCATCTGGGACGGCACCGAGTGGACCAGGGCCAGGAGCAGGATTCTTCAACGGGATGCTGCGGAGAACCTTGGGACATCAACAAGACCAGTCCACCCCAGACCTATCCAGCAGTTGTCTAAAGAGAGAACCAAAAGTGCTGGGG ACGGTGCAAATCATGACTGGGGGGATGATATTTTTGCTCTGCATCGTCCTAACCCAGAACAACAGCATGCTGTTGTTCACACAGAGTTTACTCAGCTACTGGGGGGCCATAATC taCATCACTGCTGGCACTCTGTCTGTGGCGGCTGGGAATAAATTTCATCCCCATTTG GCGAAAGCCTTGCTGGTAGTGAACGCCTTCAGTGCAGTGACCGCAGGAACAGCCATCGTTCTACATTCCCTGGACATAGCATACGGGTCTGTCAACACAGCATggctgcag AGTCAGATCGATGGGATCAGTGGAGTGCTCCTGTTTTTCTCCCTGCTTCAGTTCATCATCTCCATCTGCATGTTGCTGTTTGGCTTAGATGTTACCTACTGTGCTGAACCAACG GTGTGCTCTGGCAGCGGGTTTCCAGGTCGTCAGGCATGCTGTTCGCTAAACAACCCCTTCCATGTGCACAATAACGAAGAG GACGTGTTTGTCATCAGCAATCCCAACATACACAACTCCCTGCCGGCGGGTCCTCCGCCGTACAACGAGATTGAGCCTCAGTTCCAGCCATGA